The Streptomyces sp. HSG2 genome has a segment encoding these proteins:
- a CDS encoding metalloregulator ArsR/SmtB family transcription factor, whose protein sequence is MQVPLYQAKAEFFRMLGHPVRIRVLELLQNGPVPVRDLLADIEIEPSSLSQQLAVLRRSGIVVSKREGSTVSYALAGGDVAELLRAARRILTELLAGQNELLAELRETDTTPSASGSTR, encoded by the coding sequence ATGCAAGTACCCCTCTACCAAGCCAAGGCGGAGTTCTTCCGCATGCTCGGGCACCCGGTGCGCATCAGGGTCCTGGAGCTACTCCAGAACGGTCCGGTGCCGGTGCGGGACCTGCTCGCGGACATCGAGATCGAACCCTCCAGCCTGTCGCAACAGCTCGCGGTCCTGCGGCGCTCCGGCATCGTCGTGTCGAAGAGAGAGGGGTCCACGGTCAGCTACGCGCTCGCGGGCGGCGACGTCGCCGAGCTTCTGCGCGCGGCCCGTCGCATCCTCACCGAGCTACTGGCCGGCCAGAACGAACTGTTGGCGGAACTCCGCGAAACCGACACCACACCATCGGCCTCCGGCAGCACTCGATAG
- a CDS encoding IS4 family transposase, translating to MDQDALRERKLQDLVSVGVLAADVSRDVIDEVVAEYGRQARRSDGKLPPHVVVYLVMGLALFRGEDYEEVAARMIEPLARLGACRSGDPVPTASAITQARKRLGPQVMREVFRRTAVPVADLLTVGAHLGSLRLVSFDGTTLDMPDTPSNAGAYGYPGSAGERSAFPQLRLLTLIEDGPRAPLAAEIAPCHGKGSGERTLLAGLLDYLEEGMLATADAGLFGFDLWCRAAQTGAELLWRVGAGPELPRVKDLGDGSYLALIYAPSVTTAARARLLQAARAGAEPDPERARLVRVVEYEVEDRGDTTDRELFCLLTTLTDPAAHPAPLLAHTYAERWEHETVNKILKELLDPVGRMLRSKSPELVEQEVFGLLLTQYTLAALMCRAASEAGLDPDRLSPTRTLRIVRRRIADPAAVSP from the coding sequence ATGGATCAGGACGCGTTGCGGGAACGGAAGTTGCAGGATCTGGTCTCCGTGGGGGTCCTGGCCGCCGATGTCTCGCGTGATGTGATCGACGAGGTGGTGGCCGAGTACGGCAGGCAGGCTCGCCGCTCCGACGGCAAGCTGCCCCCGCATGTGGTGGTCTACCTGGTCATGGGCTTGGCGCTGTTCCGCGGCGAGGACTACGAGGAGGTCGCCGCCCGCATGATCGAGCCACTGGCCCGCCTGGGTGCCTGCCGCAGCGGCGATCCCGTGCCCACTGCCAGCGCGATTACCCAGGCCCGCAAGCGGCTGGGCCCGCAGGTGATGCGCGAGGTCTTCCGCCGCACCGCGGTGCCGGTCGCCGATCTGCTGACCGTCGGCGCCCATCTGGGCAGCCTGCGGCTGGTCTCCTTCGACGGCACCACCCTCGACATGCCCGACACCCCCTCCAACGCGGGCGCCTACGGTTACCCCGGATCGGCCGGCGAGCGCTCCGCTTTCCCCCAGCTGCGTCTGCTCACTCTGATCGAGGACGGACCCCGCGCTCCGCTGGCCGCCGAGATCGCCCCGTGCCACGGCAAGGGCAGCGGCGAGCGCACCCTGCTCGCCGGTCTGCTCGACTACCTCGAGGAGGGCATGCTGGCCACCGCGGACGCCGGGCTCTTCGGCTTCGATCTGTGGTGCCGGGCCGCGCAGACCGGGGCCGAGCTGCTGTGGCGGGTCGGAGCCGGCCCGGAACTGCCCAGGGTGAAGGACCTGGGCGACGGCTCCTACCTGGCGCTCATCTACGCGCCGTCGGTCACGACCGCCGCCCGCGCGCGCCTGCTCCAGGCCGCCCGCGCCGGAGCAGAACCCGACCCCGAACGGGCCCGGCTGGTACGGGTGGTGGAGTACGAGGTCGAAGACCGCGGGGACACGACCGACCGCGAGCTGTTCTGCCTGCTCACCACGCTCACCGACCCCGCCGCCCATCCCGCACCTCTGCTGGCACACACCTATGCCGAGCGGTGGGAGCACGAGACCGTCAACAAGATCTTGAAGGAGCTGCTCGACCCGGTCGGCCGGATGCTGCGCTCCAAGAGCCCCGAGCTGGTCGAACAGGAGGTGTTCGGGCTGCTGCTGACGCAGTACACCCTCGCCGCTCTGATGTGCCGGGCGGCCTCGGAGGCCGGGCTCGACCCCGACCGGCTCAGCCCCACCCGCACGCTGCGGATCGTGCGCCGCCGGATCGCCGATCCGGCGGCCGTTTCCCCCTGA